CTCCTTTTTCTTTTTGCTCAATTTGTTTTTTACTTTTCTTTTCAAGTTTTAAATTCTCAGTCAGACTTGGCTTATCAACTTGTATTGAACTGTAAAATTCTTTTTCTTCAGAATTACCAATTTGATTCAATATTTCTTCATTAAATTTACCAGGTGTTTCCTGCATAACAGATTTGGTTGAAATTTTTGGATATCTTTTTATTTGTTTTGATTTTTCTAAAACAACAATTACTTTGTTTTTCATGTCCACTGATGATTGATGATTTTTTTGAAGTTTAATTGATAATCCTACCGCTACATTTCAAATCATAAAAATTCAATAATTTAATTGATAAATAATATATCCTAAATTAAGATAAACACCATTTTTTGTTTTATCATATTTCATCATTAAGAATAAAAATAAAATATTACCTAAATATAATAAGCACCAAGGCATTATAATAAATCATAATTCGCGTTGAAATACATCTTTAAATTTTATTTTTTCATCTACCTTAAATTTCACTAGCTTTATTTTAAAAATAATTTTTCCTACTGTTTTACCCTTTAATAAATAGGGAAATAAAACAAAGTAGGAAAAATTTCATATTAAAGCTGTTGAAAAAATTATAAATAAAAATATTCAATTGCCTTCCTTAGCTTGATCTTTAAAAATATATCCTAAAATCAAAAATAATAAGGAACTAATAATTAAATCTGTAAGTCTTGCGAAAAATACTTTTCATAAACTTGGTAAATAAAATTCATTTTCCTTTAATGCATTTTTTTCTACCTTAGATAATTCATAATTTATATCAACAGTTTTTGTTACTTCTAACATAGCAACTATCCTATTTTTTTAAGTTGTTCATTAATAAAGCCATTGAAATTTTCCATTCTGATTGTGAAGTCTGGATTTGCGTTTTCTAAGAAAATTGCATTCTGCGTAGTGAATTCTTTAACTTTTCTATCAAGTTTTGTATTAACAAATAAAATAGCTTTTTTGTTAATGACAGGATTTTTAATTCTTTTTGATAAGTCCAAGAAGTTATAAGCCATACAGTAGTTAGCTGCATAGTTTAATTGATCTTTAAACTCTTTGTATGTTCCTATTCTTCTGTAGTAATTTAGAACATGAGGTCATTGGTTAACAATATCAAAGATTGAGTATTTTGGTACAGAAACTTTGTGCTTAAATAAAACATCTCCTGATAAGTAAAAGTTTCTTGAATGAGCAAGTGACATGAATAAGAATAACATGTCAAATCTAACATTTTTTTTGAAAGTAATTCTAAAGTCTTTAATAAATTTACTTCTAAATAATTTACCATATATTTCTTGTGTTATGTAAGCAAAAACTTCTTTATTTTCTTGTAAGTCATATAATCTATCTGTTTCTAATAAAGGTTGTGTTTCACCTTCAAATAAATTTGATTGTTCATATTGAACTTCAATTAAATCTATTTTGTTTTCACTTGATTCAATAATGTCTTGAACTTTTTGAACATAGTTTTCATTAATTAAATCTCCTTCTTTTAAGAATGAAACATACTCTCCACGAGCTAGTTCAATTCCATTGTTTCAATTTAGAGATTCTCCTTGACCCTTAGAATTAAAAATTAACATAATTTTATCATTTTCAATAAACTGATCTCTAACAAAATCCATAGCTTCTTTTTCTATGTTTGGTTCATCAACTATTATAATTAGCTCATATGAATCATTAGTTTGTTTTTTTAGTGTATTAATTGTTTTAAATAATTTTTCTTCTCTAGCTTGACTAGATATAATAAATGAAACTAACATTCTTTCACCTCTCTTGAATATAACTATATATATTTTACACTAAAAGGTATTTTTTTGTTATTTATTCTTTTAACTACTTATCAGTACATGCAATAATTTTTGAAATAAATTTCATATATAATATTAAAAAAGCAAAAATATAACAAATTTTTAAATTATGAAAGGAATAAAATGAGCATTAAAAATTATTTATTACAAACTGAAATACCTTCAAACAACTGACTTACAAAAGATGACAACAAAGAAATTATTAGATCTGTTTCTTCAAAAGTTGCTGATGTTAATAATTTAACTGAAGACGAAGAATTAACAATGAAAAAATTAATTGATT
The Mesoplasma entomophilum DNA segment above includes these coding regions:
- a CDS encoding RDD family protein encodes the protein MLEVTKTVDINYELSKVEKNALKENEFYLPSLWKVFFARLTDLIISSLLFLILGYIFKDQAKEGNWIFLFIIFSTALIWNFSYFVLFPYLLKGKTVGKIIFKIKLVKFKVDEKIKFKDVFQRELWFIIMPWCLLYLGNILFLFLMMKYDKTKNGVYLNLGYIIYQLNYWIFMIWNVAVGLSIKLQKNHQSSVDMKNKVIVVLEKSKQIKRYPKISTKSVMQETPGKFNEEILNQIGNSEEKEFYSSIQVDKPSLTENLKLEKKSKKQIEQKEKGESHE
- a CDS encoding glycosyltransferase — protein: MLVSFIISSQAREEKLFKTINTLKKQTNDSYELIIIVDEPNIEKEAMDFVRDQFIENDKIMLIFNSKGQGESLNWNNGIELARGEYVSFLKEGDLINENYVQKVQDIIESSENKIDLIEVQYEQSNLFEGETQPLLETDRLYDLQENKEVFAYITQEIYGKLFRSKFIKDFRITFKKNVRFDMLFLFMSLAHSRNFYLSGDVLFKHKVSVPKYSIFDIVNQWPHVLNYYRRIGTYKEFKDQLNYAANYCMAYNFLDLSKRIKNPVINKKAILFVNTKLDRKVKEFTTQNAIFLENANPDFTIRMENFNGFINEQLKKIG